A window of Argopecten irradians isolate NY chromosome 1, Ai_NY, whole genome shotgun sequence contains these coding sequences:
- the LOC138327128 gene encoding glycerol-3-phosphate phosphatase-like yields the protein MKLHIFPRSSVGLVRKCWECMIQCKSLPDHTFGQARPLMNDTSSVKRLTVNNLEPFLQAYDTFMLDCDGTLYGTDHVTEIPNVPEAISKLRNIGKHLLFVTNNSMHSNERYVSKFKEVGFDADESDVFGVANASALYLRDIAKVDGKVYVIGGQGVKQELDKHQLENFGAGPDPDQASWDPKKLLQMEFKENVQAVLVGFDEHFHYNKVFKAVSYLCDPKCLFVATNVVEMAVKIGEGRVQPTTGALIQTISVPAKRDPLVVGKPGTLLLDCILHKHPGIDLKRTVFIGDGLQSDIAFANNVGIDSVLVLTGSGSMEKIDSPQVTPTYVMDSFELFAKI from the coding sequence ATGAAGCTCCATATTTTCCCTCGATCATCTGTAGGTCTAGTAAGGAAATGTTGGGAGTGCATGATACAGTGCAAATCCTTGCCTGACCATACGTTTGGTCAAGCACGTCCACTGATGAATGACACTTCAAGTGTAAAGCGACTAACAGTCAATAATCTGGAACCGTTCTTACAGGCTTATGATACATTCATGTTAGACTGTGATGGAACACTATATGGTACTGATCATGTGACCGAGATTCCAAATGTGCCAGAGGCAATATCCAAACTAAGAAATATTGGCAAGCATCTGTTATTTGTCACTAATAATAGCATGCATTCAAATGAACGTTATGTAAGCAAATTCAAAGAGGTTGGATTTGATGCAGATGAATCTGACGTTTTTGGTGTGGCCAATGCATCTGCGTTGTATTTACGAGACATTGCTAAAGTAGATGGGAAGGTTTATGTCATTGGTGGGCAAGGTGTGAAACAAGAACTTGACAAACACCAACTAGAAAATTTTGGAGCAGGCCCTGATCCAGACCAGGCATCATGGGACCCGAAAAAACTACTTCAAATGGAATTTAAGGAGAATGTGCAAGCAGTGTTGGTTGGATTTGACGAACATTTTCACTATAACAAAGTCTTTAAAGCTGTAAGTTATCTCTGTGATCCAAAATGTCTCTTCGTGGCCACAAATGTAGTGGAGATGGCAGTAAAAATAGGAGAGGGGCGGGTTCAACCTACTACAGGTGCACTAATTCAGACAATTTCAGTACCAGCAAAGCGGGATCCCCTAGTGGTTGGCAAGCCAGGTACACTTTTACTGGACTGTATACTTCATAAGCACCCTGGCATTGACTTGAAGCGGACAGTGTTCATTGGTGATGGTTTGCAGTCTGATATTGCATTTGCAAACAATGTTGGAATAGATTCAGTACTTGTATTAACAGGATCTGGATCCATGGAAAAAATAGACAGTCCTCAAGTTACACCAACATATGTGATGGATTCTTTTGAACTGTTTGcaaaaatataa